The genome window TGATTGATGACATTCAGATAGACGGGATTATTGCAATCAATGATTGTAAGATAACAAAAGCATTCTTAATAGAAATGCCAGGATTTTTTATTTGGTGGGAGAATACCCGATTTTATGATGTCAGTTAGCGCACGATTTTTGTTATTTTACTAAATTACAATCAAGGCCAGGGGCTGGATTGTATTAAAGTAAGCGCAAATTTTGTTAATTTTGCATTTATCTAACATTTATATCAATTGGTTACCCACATAAAATAAAAGCGAGTGGATATTTTTGAGAAATTACGCAACAACTCCGGCCCTATCGGGACACCGGCCAAAATGCTGAACAGCCACCATTATTTTTCTTTTCCAATGTTGGAAGGAGACTTGGGGCCGCGCATGAGATTTATGGGCCGTGAGGTGTTAAATTGGAGCTTGAACAATTATTTGGGGCTGGCTAATCATCCGGAAATCAGACAAGCTGATACGGAAGCGACTGCCAAATGGGGGCTTGCCTATCCAATGGGAGCCAGAATGATGTCGGGAAATTCCGAGCTTCACGAGACTTTTGAAAAAGAACTTGCTGAGTTTGTAGGCAAAAAAGACGCATTTCTTCTGAATTACGGATATCAGGGCGTCATGTCGGCGATCGAGTGTATCTGTGACCACCGCGATGTGATTGTTTACGATGCGGAATCACATGCCTGCCTCATCGACGGAATTCGCCTGCACAAGGCCAAATTAGGTGAATACTACAAGTTCAACCATAATGATATGGCTAGCCTTGAAAAGAACCTGATCCGTGCTACGAAACTGGCCAACGAGAAAGGTGGCGGTGTGCTTGTTATTACCGAAGGCGTTTTCGGAATGTCTGGTAAAGTTGGCGATCTGAAAGCGATTGTGGAATTAAAGAAGAAGTATGATTTCCGTCTGCTTGTGGATGATGCTCACGGATTTGGCACAATGGGCGAAACCGGCGCAGGCGTAGGAGAGCTTTTGGGCGTTCAAAAAGAGGTTGATCTTTACTTCTCAACATTTGCGAAATCGATGGCCGCAATTGGCGCTTTTATCGCTTCTGACGATCCCGAAATTATCATGTTCCTGAAATATAACATGCGCTCGCAAACATATGCGAAAGCGCTTCCGATGCCATACGTAGAAGGTTGCCGCAAGCGTCTTCAAATGATCAAGACAATGCCGGAGCTTCGCGCAAAACTTTGGGAGAATGTTAAGGCTATGCAGGACGGACTGAGGGGAAGAGGTTTTAACATTGGTGAAACAGAATCTCCGGTTACTCCGGTTTTCCTTCACAGTGAAGGCGGCGTGCCGGAAGTAACGCGCATGGTGCGTGACCTTCGCGAAAATATGGGCGTTTTCTGCTCTATCGTCGTGTATCCGGTTGTGCCGAAAGGTCAGATCATGCTGCGCATTATTCCAACTGCTGCACATACATTGGATGATGTGGAATATACATTAAATGCGTTCACGACGCTGGCCGACAAACTGAAAAACAGGGTTTACCAGGTTGAGGACGTTCAAGAGGTTATCGAGTAAAAATCGGCATATTTCGCTTTCTGAGGGCTTTTTTCGCAAAAGCCCTCTTTTTTTTATTTTTATTTTGAAAATTTAATAATTACTAAATGTCTGATTTTAAGATATTTAGGTGTTTGCAAATAATTAATTGCATTTTAGAAGTGTTTTTTTTTGTTTTTTGGGTTGCGGAAATGCTTTTAATTACTAAATTTCGGTCAAAACATGCGTTTTTAGCGTGTAAAAGGCATTTTGAAACTAAAAAACAAACACAAACATGGCAAGATTTGATGAAGTTAAAGATCTGATCCTTTCACTGGAAGGCGATTTCGATAAGTTTTATGACAAAGGCAACCAGGCTGCTGGAACACGTGTACGTAAAGGAATGCAAGACCTTAAAACGTTGGCTCAGGATATCCGTGCCGAAGTTCAAAATAAGAAGAATACTGCAGAATAATCTGAGAAGGATAAATGATATAAAAGCCCGGGCATTCCTGTCCGGGCTTTTATCTTTAGAACTTTTCTGTATTGATCATTGTCGCCACACCACGCGTCACCACTTTCTTGGTTGTCGCATCCACAATCTCAGTGGAAATCTCAGCAATGTGCTTTTCCGGATTAATGGTTTTGATCGTGAAAACGGCTTTGTAATCCGTCTCAACGAACATAGGGCGGAGGAATTCTAATGTTTGTTTCAGGTAAATAGATCCAAAGCCCGGAAATTGTGTTCCCAGCACTTTTGTGAAAATGGTGGCGCCCAGCATGCCATGAATGATAGGCTTTTTAAATGAGGTCGTTGCAGCATATTCCGCATCCAGGTGAATGGGGTTGTTATCACCGGTAAGATCTGCAAACCGCTGAACTTCTTCCTGGGTCAGACGAAATGGCTGTTCGAAACTACTATCCACAACAGGTTCAATATTCATAAAATCGCTTTTATATTAACAAAAA of Dyadobacter chenhuakuii contains these proteins:
- a CDS encoding aminotransferase class I/II-fold pyridoxal phosphate-dependent enzyme, which codes for MDIFEKLRNNSGPIGTPAKMLNSHHYFSFPMLEGDLGPRMRFMGREVLNWSLNNYLGLANHPEIRQADTEATAKWGLAYPMGARMMSGNSELHETFEKELAEFVGKKDAFLLNYGYQGVMSAIECICDHRDVIVYDAESHACLIDGIRLHKAKLGEYYKFNHNDMASLEKNLIRATKLANEKGGGVLVITEGVFGMSGKVGDLKAIVELKKKYDFRLLVDDAHGFGTMGETGAGVGELLGVQKEVDLYFSTFAKSMAAIGAFIASDDPEIIMFLKYNMRSQTYAKALPMPYVEGCRKRLQMIKTMPELRAKLWENVKAMQDGLRGRGFNIGETESPVTPVFLHSEGGVPEVTRMVRDLRENMGVFCSIVVYPVVPKGQIMLRIIPTAAHTLDDVEYTLNAFTTLADKLKNRVYQVEDVQEVIE
- a CDS encoding MaoC family dehydratase, giving the protein MNIEPVVDSSFEQPFRLTQEEVQRFADLTGDNNPIHLDAEYAATTSFKKPIIHGMLGATIFTKVLGTQFPGFGSIYLKQTLEFLRPMFVETDYKAVFTIKTINPEKHIAEISTEIVDATTKKVVTRGVATMINTEKF